AGGCCGGCCGCCGGCTCGCCCGGCTGGCCCGCCTCCACCACCTGACCTACTTCGAATACTGGCTGACGGACCAGGCCGGTCACCTGCAGGCGGCCAACCTCGTCCGGAGCCGGCTGGCGGATCTGGATGCCTTCCTGGCGGCCTTCCTGGAGGAGGTCGACCTGGCCGAGACACTCCTCCTGGTCGTCAGCGACCACGGCAACGCGGAGGACCTGCGCAGCCGCCGCCACACCGCCAACCCGGCGCTGGTGGCGCTGGCCGGCAGCGACCGGGAAGCGCTGGCCGGCCGGCTGGGGGGCCTGGCGGACGTGGCGGGGGTGGTGGAGGAGGCGCTGGGTCTATCCGGCCCGCGACCGATTGCGGCGGTTGGAGGAGGCTGAGGGAAGATCGGAACGGGGGGAACGAGATGCGCGTGGAGGATGTGATGAGCCGTCCGGTGGTCACCGTCGGCCCGGGAACCAGCCTGCGCGAGGCGTGGGAGCTGGTGCGCAGCCGCGGCTTCCGCCACCTGCCGGTGGTGGACGGGGGCCGCCTCGTGGGCATCCTCTCGGACCGCGACCTGCGCGACGCGGCGCCGTCGTCGCTGGAGAGCCGGCCTGAGACCGTCACCTTCGACCGCACGCCGGTCCGCTACGTGATGATGACGCCGGTGGAGACGGTGGGCGCCGGCGAACCCGTCGAGGAGGCTGCGGCGCTGATGCTGGACCGGAAGGTGAGCGCCCTGCCGGTGGTGAACGAC
This window of the Bacillota bacterium genome carries:
- a CDS encoding CBS and ACT domain-containing protein, with amino-acid sequence MRVEDVMSRPVVTVGPGTSLREAWELVRSRGFRHLPVVDGGRLVGILSDRDLRDAAPSSLESRPETVTFDRTPVRYVMMTPVETVGAGEPVEEAAALMLDRKVSALPVVNDQGDLVGIVTTSDLLRHLAELTGVLAGGSSRIAVHLRRDPGALARLGAALERADRCVLSMLSQPEGDGCRVILRLEGIDPRPAVRELRQAGFEVEWPEA